DNA from Chlamydiota bacterium:
GGACAGAAAAAATGATATTCTAGTTGAAAAGAGAGAATAAAATCTGTAAAATCAGTTTTTTGTAACGGTTCGATTTAAAAAATGGAAGCTACGATTTGCGTCATTTTCAATGAAGATCAAACACAAGTTCTTTTGACAAAACGTTTTGATTTTCCTGTTTGGGTGCTGCCTGGGGGTGGCATTGAACCCAACGAATCCATTGAAGAGGGACTAAAGCGCGAAATCAAAGAAGAAATCTGTTGCGATGTTGAGCTTGTTGAAAAGGTCGGCACCTATACCCCTCCTATCTTCCGATCCGAAGCTTTGACCCATGTCTACATTGGAAAAATCAACACTCATCCTAAACCATCCGATGAAGTCAAAGCTATTAAATTTTACGACATTGGCGATTTGCCTAAAATGATTCCCCCACCCCATCAAGTCTGGATCGAACACGCCCTATTGCCCTTCGAAAAAAACTTTTCCCTAAAAGTGCCCGCAGTCAGTTTTTCTCTTTTTTTTAGGTATGTTCTTAAACATCCTTTTTTGCTCTTGAAATTCTTGAGTTTGAGGATAAAAAAAATCCGCCTTATCAAAATAAGACGGATTTAACAAAATGCATCGAAAAAAATTATTCTTTTTCTAAAACGATTTTTTTATTTGCAATGTAATAGGCAACTTTTGCAATAGCTTTTGCATCAGCAGGTCTAGATGCAAAAAATGCGTTTGCTCTTAATTTTGCTTGGATATCTTCGACTTTTCGACCAGCTCTTAGTGCTGCTTCTACAACTGGGCGATATTCTTTTTTAGCCGCTTTGTTTTCTTGGTATGCTTGTTGTGATGCTGAAAGGTCTTTAAGTTCTTTTCCAGCTTTAAGTTCTTTTTCTCCTGATAACTTATCAAATTCTTTTGCTGATGTTGCGCTAAGACTTACTACTTGCGCTTTATGCTCTGCAGAAACTTCCGGCTCGTTTCCAGCTTTAACGCCTTTTGCAGCAAATTTTCCTTGCCACTCAGTAATTTTCTTTCCGATTTTTCCGTCAATAGGAAAGCTTACCGCTCCATTTTTTTTATAAATAGCTTTAATGACAGCTTTCAAAGGTTTTAAAGAATCTTTAAAATCTTTAGCTTCTGGAAGAGGTCTAAATGCTTCATAAGCACTTTGAAATCTAATTGCTGCATCTGTAATTGTACCCATGAGTAACTCCTTAGTTAGTTACTGACCTTACGCATTACCTTTTACTCATAGAAGGCCGCAAAGAACAATTGACTGTGCATTCCTCCTCACACACAACTCTTCAGAGTTATGTTTGTCGGACGTACTTGTATCTCGCCCTTTTCGTTCCTTCTCTAAGCAAAATTTATTGCGTAACATCAGTTTTAATTAAAAAAGATGACACAATTGTACGCTAATTCCTCACTTTTTGTCTATGAAAATCTTTACCGTAAACATCTACTTATAAATGACTTAGCATTAAAATTTTGTTTTAACAAAAAAGAAGAGACTTGTTGAAATTAAGGATTCAATCATATAGAATATCCTCTTATGACATCAGCTTTGACGTGTTTTTCACCTTTTTTAAGTACAACATTTGATGCAAACAAATTTAAAGCATCAAGAGCCAAAATACTATTTTTTGCCAACAATGGCCAAATGTCTGGTTTAGAGCACTTTGCGAAAAAAAATATCGGCATGTTATCTCAAGTTTTCCAAATAATGTTTGATGGAAGCACACTTAGTGTCACCGCTCTTCAGGTGGCCACAATGGCACGAAAATACGATTTTGTTGCTAGGCTCTTAGAGTTTAATTGTAACAAAGACCACACATCTAATGGTTATGCAGCGCTGCATTTTGCCAGCT
Protein-coding regions in this window:
- the nudI gene encoding Nucleoside triphosphatase NudI — protein: MEATICVIFNEDQTQVLLTKRFDFPVWVLPGGGIEPNESIEEGLKREIKEEICCDVELVEKVGTYTPPIFRSEALTHVYIGKINTHPKPSDEVKAIKFYDIGDLPKMIPPPHQVWIEHALLPFEKNFSLKVPAVSFSLFFRYVLKHPFLLLKFLSLRIKKIRLIKIRRI